A genomic segment from Pelobates fuscus isolate aPelFus1 chromosome 7, aPelFus1.pri, whole genome shotgun sequence encodes:
- the ASB14 gene encoding ankyrin repeat and SOCS box protein 14 translates to MDFCAHDDDFEDSIDTQYVIQRSLHEVFRKTLVTESMESTRLLSPEYEQIVAAIRVGDEKTLTKLSCHQFAFEEADDRGWTPLHEAVCQKDKNILEITFKSSGYSVWGQRTLKGETALFLAVDSNKLENVNFLLSNSFDPDVQNYAGDTPLIAGIQRGSYDIASLLLRFNANVNLTCADNRTALHEAAKLGKKDIAGLLLRAHADPNAASNFGFTPLALAAQNGHPDIMEMLILKGSNVVAQASDSASILFEAASAGNPDSLSLLLEYGADANVPKHSGHLPIHRAAYRGHLLALKLLVPVTDYAAIKRSGISPIHSAAAGGHPQCLAFLLKSGFDVNFMLDQRVRKGYDDERKSALYFAVSNNDVTSAYLLLDAGALPNQDPVNCLQVALRMGNYELVNLLLRHGANVNYVCKINPLHFPSALQYALKDEVLLRMLLNYGYNVYKCFDCPRGDSSHVPYDYEGWTSTVIKDTMFCEVISVNWLRHLCGNVVRVMLDYMDQVQFCCKLREVLLDHELWPEINSIATNPRPLKHLCRLKIRKCMGRLHLRCPVFMSFLPLPDRLKDYIIYKEYDLFGQGVFTCSW, encoded by the exons GTGATGAAAAGACTTTAACAAAATTATCCTGCCACCAGTTTGCATTTGAAGAGGCTGATGATAGAGGCTGGACTCCCCTCCATGAGGCAGTATGCcagaaagataaaaatatattggaaattacatttaaat CCTCCGGTTACAGTGTGTGGGGACAGAGAACGTTGAAAGGGGAAACCGCGCTCTTCTTGGCTGTTGACAGCAATAAATTGGAAAATGTTAATTTTCTGCTATCTAACAGCTTTGATCCAGATGTTCAGAATTATGCAGGCGATACTCCACTAATTGCAG GTATACAACGTGGGTCTTATGATATTGCTTCCCTCCTGCTGCGTTTCAATGCAAATGTAAATTTAACTTGCGCCGACAACAGGACCGCTTTACATGAAGCTGCAAAATTGGGCAAAAAGGATATTGCTGGTCTCCTACTCCGGGCCCACGCTGACCCCAATGCTGCCAGCAACTTTGGGTTTACACCGCTGGCACTCGCAGCCCAGAATGGACACCCTGACATTATGGAAATGCTAATTCTGAAAG GTAGTAATGTTGTGGCGCAGGCATCAGATTCTGCTTCTATTCTGTTTGAAGCAGCATCAGCAGGGAACCCGGATTCATTATCTCTATTGCTGGAATATGGAGCAGATGCCAATGTGCCAAAGCACTCTGGGCACTTACCTATACACAGGGCAGCCTACAGAGGGCACCTCTT AGCACTGAAGCTCCTTGTCCCAGTGACAGATTATGCAGCAATTAAAAGAAGTGGTATCAGCCCTATTCATTCGGCAGCCGCTGGAGGACACCCTCAGTGCCTTGCTTTCCTCCTCAAATCTGGGTTTGATGTTAATTTCATGCTGGACCAACGTGTACGCAAAGGCTATGATGATGAAAGGAAATCTGCCTTGTACTTTGCGGTTTCCAACAATGATGTTACTTCTGCCTACCTGCTCCTGGATGCAGGGGCCCTTCCTAACCAGGACCCAGTTAATTGTCTCCAGGTGGCCCTTAGGATGGGGAACTACGAGTTGGTAAATCTGCTTCTACGGCACGGGGCCAATGTGAACTATGTCTGCAAAATAAATCCCCTCCATTTCCCATCGGCTTTACAGTATGCACTGAAAGACGAAGTCCTGCTCCGAATGCTACTCAATTATGGCTACAACGTCTATAAATGCTTTGATTGTCCAAGAGGAGATAGTTCTCATGTTCCGTATGATTATGAAGGATGGACCTCCACGGTGATCAAAGACACAATG TTCTGTGAAGTGATATCAGTGAACTGGCTTCGACACCTCTGCGGGAATGTGGTTCGGGTCATGCTGGATTATATGGATCAGGTACAGTTTTGCTGTAAACTAAGAGAGGTGCTTCTGGATCATGAACTTTGGCCGGAAATCAACAGCATAGCCA CTAACCCTCGCCCTCTGAAACATCTCTGCCGCTTGAAGATTCGGAAGTGCATGGGTCGCCTACACCTTCGCTGTCCTGTTTTTATGTCATTCCTCCCACTGCCTGATCGCTTGAAAGATTACATTATCTACAAGGAATATGACTTATTTGGCCAAGGTGTCTTTACTTGCAGCTGGTAA